The following are from one region of the Poecilia reticulata strain Guanapo linkage group LG7, Guppy_female_1.0+MT, whole genome shotgun sequence genome:
- the LOC103467589 gene encoding dual specificity protein phosphatase 7-like, whose product MSNARPSKSVEWLQLELETGGTSLLLLDCRSHELYESSHIETAINLAMTGLMLRRFKKGNIPIQTVIPKHEDKENFVRRCKTDTVVLYDESSADWQDSGSPATVLFLLLNKLREDGCIAYFLEGGFVKFHTEYPEHCETLLDSSCPSSSPPMPVLGFGGLRISSDCSDGESDREPSSATESEESPIPSNQPDFPVQILPYLYLGCAKVSSNLDVLDQYNITYILNVTPNLPNVYEHKSHFRYKKIPISDHWSQNLSQFFPEAISFIDEARSKRCGILVHCLAGISRSVTVTVAYLMQRLNLSLNDAYDFVKRKKSNISPNFNFMGQLLDFERTLGKHTPCDNRSTSEEQLFFTTPTNHNVFQLEST is encoded by the exons ATGTCTAACGCGAGGCCGAGTAAGAGCGTGGAATGGCTGCAACTGGAGTTGGAGACCGGAGGCACTTCTCTGCTCCTGCTGGACTGCCGCTCACACGAGCTGTATGAATCATCCCACATAGAGACCGCCATAAACCTGGCCATGACGGGGCTCATGCTGCGGAGGTTCAAGAAGGGCAACATCCCGATCCAGACCGTCATCCCCAAGCACGAGGACAAGGAGAACTTCGTAAGGCGGTGCAAGACGGACACGGTGGTCCTGTACGACGAGAGCTCCGCGGACTGGCAGGACAGCGGCTCCCCGGCCACCGTGTTGTTCCTGCTTCTTAACAAACTGCGAGAAGACGGGTGTATAGCGTACTTTCTTGAAG GTGGTTTTGTGAAGTTCCACACAGAGTACCCAGAACACTGCGAGACCCTCCTGGACAGCTCCTGTCCGAGCTCCTCTCCCCCGATGCCCGTCCTGGGCTTCGGAGGTCTCCGGATCAGCTCGGATTGTTCAGACGGCGAATCCGATCGAGAACCCAGCAGCGCGACGGAGTCAGAGGAGAGCCCCATCCCCAGCAATCAGCCAGACTTTCCCGTCCAAATCCTACCTTACCTCTACTTGGGCTGTGCCAAAGTCTCCAGCAACTTAGACGTGCTGGACCAGTATAACATCACGTATATCCTGAACGTCACGCCTAATCTGCCCAACGTGTATGAGCACAAGAGCCACTTCAGATACAAGAAGATCCCTATTTCGGATCACTGGAGTCAGAACCTGTCCCAGTTCTTTCCAGAAGCTATATCATTTATTG ATGAGGCTCGATCTAAGCGCTGTGGCATCCTTGTCCACTGCCTGGCCGGCATCAGTCGCTCAGTCACAGTCACCGTGGCCTACCTGATGCAGAGGCTCAACCTGTCTCTAAACGACGCCTACGActttgtgaagaggaagaagtcCAACATCTCGCCAAACTTCAACTTCATGGGACAGCTCTTAGACTTTGAGAGGACGCTGGGGAAGCACACACCCTGCGACAACCGCTCTACCAGCGAGGAGCAGCTTTTCTTCACCACACCAACCAATCACAATGTGTTTCAGCTGGAGTCGACATGA
- the tnnc1a gene encoding troponin C type 1a (slow) isoform X4 produces the protein MNDIYKAAVEQLTDEQKNEFKAAFDIFVQDAEDGCISTKELGKVMRMLGQNPTPEELQEMIDEVDEDGSGTVDFDEFLVMMVRCMKDDSKGKTEEELAELFRMFDKNADGYIDLDELKMMLESTGEAITEDDIEELMKDGDKNNDGKIDYDEFLEFMKGVE, from the exons ATGAATGACATCTACAAAGCAGCG GTTGAACAGCTGAcagatgaacagaaaaatg AGTTCAAGGCCGCCTTCGACATCTTTGTGCAAGACGCAGAGGATGGCTGCATCAGCACCAAGGAGCTGGGGAAGGTCATGAGGATGCTAGGTCAGAACCCCACgccagaggagctgcaggagatgATAGACGAGGTGGATGAAGATG ggagCGGCACAGTGGACTTTGATGAGTTCCTGGTCATGATGGTGAGATGCATGAAGGACGACAGCAAAGGGAAGACAGAAGAAGAGCTCGCTGAGCTCTTCAGGATGTTTGACAA AAATGCAGACGGTTACATCGACCTGGATGAGCTGAAAATGATGCTGGAGTCCACAGGAGAAGCGATCACTGAGGACGATATTGAAGAGCTGATGAAAGACGGGGACAAGAACAACGATGGCAAAATTGACTATGATG AATTCTTGGAGTTCATGAAAGGAGTGGAGTAA
- the tnnc1a gene encoding troponin C type 1a (slow) isoform X3, with protein MMLVEQLTDEQKNEFKAAFDIFVQDAEDGCISTKELGKVMRMLGQNPTPEELQEMIDEVDEDGSGTVDFDEFLVMMVRCMKDDSKGKTEEELAELFRMFDKNADGYIDLDELKMMLESTGEAITEDDIEELMKDGDKNNDGKIDYDEFLEFMKGVE; from the exons ATGATGCTT GTTGAACAGCTGAcagatgaacagaaaaatg AGTTCAAGGCCGCCTTCGACATCTTTGTGCAAGACGCAGAGGATGGCTGCATCAGCACCAAGGAGCTGGGGAAGGTCATGAGGATGCTAGGTCAGAACCCCACgccagaggagctgcaggagatgATAGACGAGGTGGATGAAGATG ggagCGGCACAGTGGACTTTGATGAGTTCCTGGTCATGATGGTGAGATGCATGAAGGACGACAGCAAAGGGAAGACAGAAGAAGAGCTCGCTGAGCTCTTCAGGATGTTTGACAA AAATGCAGACGGTTACATCGACCTGGATGAGCTGAAAATGATGCTGGAGTCCACAGGAGAAGCGATCACTGAGGACGATATTGAAGAGCTGATGAAAGACGGGGACAAGAACAACGATGGCAAAATTGACTATGATG AATTCTTGGAGTTCATGAAAGGAGTGGAGTAA